The Mycolicibacterium lutetiense genome window below encodes:
- a CDS encoding bifunctional nitrate reductase/sulfite reductase flavoprotein subunit alpha — MADGAVPGSVPDTTKRTACSYCGVGCGIEVTTRVDDDRTVIARVSGDKLHPANFGRLCTKGAMHAEMMSATDDRLESAFLRFTRDDELLPTPVDDAVAEAGRRLRAIVDEHGPDAVALYVSGQMTLEAQYLATKLAKGFLRTVHIESNSRLCMASAGTGFKQSLGADGPPGSYTDFDRADLFFVTGANMADCHPILFLRMADRLKAGAKLIVVDPRRTATAERADLFLQIRPGTDLALLNGLLHLLVHTGDIDRQFIAEHTTGWEAMLDLLADYPPARVAEITGLPEADIRTAAAMIAEAGEWMSCWTMGLNQSTHGTWNTNAICNLHLATGAICRPGSGPMSLTGQPNAMGGREMGYMGPGLPGQRSVLAAEDRTFVETRWGLEPGAIRSEVGPGTIGMFEQMEQGLIKACWIICTNPVASVANRKTVINGLEAAELVVVQDVYRSTATNHYADILLPAALWAESEGVMVNSERNLTLLAPSVAPLGQSRPDWQLICQVAAHLGFAEHFDYRSAEEVFAEIREFANAKTGYDLRGADYERLRRTPLQWPVPPVDAPGGDDDRHPIRYLNDGISQDLFVDSDGNRPRLAFATPSRRAVFLARPHMDASELPDDDYPFVLNTGRLQHQWHTMTKTGKVDKLNRLNPAPFVEIHPLDALELDIVDGQPVELTSRRGRAVLPAVLSDRVRAGNCFAPFHWNDEHGEYLAVNAVTNDAVDPDSLQPEFKVCAVSLRPVRSVDGASALHPLAAEVGLNSTHKPALSQDEKIYLAGFFTGLPDDPVGVPVLPETAPLRATVRLWVDGVLAGRYCRAGAQDRFERSAGTGPMVLWASQTGAAEEFAAGLAARIAGASLVNMDELALADLATARDILVVTSTFGDGGPPDNGADFWSRLQSPDAPQMHGIRYAVLGIGDKSYDNFCGHAKSLDHRLADLGATKLLDRVDCEAYDDKPLRRWADAVTTALAGATHAPAVVGAARTVIPIEPDEFTRPKPILAALARNELLTTSRSAKEVRQFGFDVSEYDVSYGVGDSLGVYASNDPAMVDAWLAATALSPDSVIEVDGVEQSLRDALISSYDICRVTPDLLRFVADTCGDRSATKILRSSGERRSNWLHNRNGLDIVSEFAVRAEPEEWQEVLVRLTPRSYSISSSPLVSPHEIQLTVSVLRYRGPGGSARGGVCSTFLADRAAAAPVFLQRSPHFRPPEDAGTRMIMVGPGTGVAPFRGFLQERRALGHGGRNWLFFGDQHRSENFYYRDDLEGMVRDGFLNRLDLAFSRDQAERVYVQHRMLDNGADLWRWLDDGAHFYVCGDAGRMAKDVDAALTTILRTHGGMSEDTAHDYKRELVAQKRYVRDVY, encoded by the coding sequence ATGGCGGATGGCGCGGTCCCGGGTTCGGTCCCGGACACGACGAAGCGCACGGCATGTTCGTACTGCGGCGTCGGCTGCGGTATCGAGGTCACCACCAGGGTCGATGACGACCGCACCGTGATCGCCCGGGTGAGCGGCGACAAGCTTCACCCCGCGAATTTCGGCCGGTTGTGCACCAAGGGGGCGATGCATGCCGAGATGATGTCCGCCACCGATGACCGCCTGGAGTCCGCGTTCCTGCGGTTCACCCGCGACGACGAACTGCTGCCGACACCGGTCGACGACGCGGTGGCCGAGGCCGGACGCCGGCTGCGGGCGATCGTCGACGAGCACGGCCCCGATGCCGTCGCACTCTACGTCTCCGGACAGATGACGCTGGAGGCGCAGTATCTTGCCACCAAGCTGGCCAAGGGCTTCCTGCGTACCGTGCACATCGAATCGAACTCTCGACTGTGTATGGCCAGTGCGGGAACGGGATTCAAACAGTCTCTCGGCGCTGACGGGCCTCCGGGCTCCTACACCGACTTCGACCGGGCCGACCTGTTCTTCGTCACCGGCGCCAACATGGCCGACTGCCATCCGATTCTCTTCCTGCGCATGGCCGATCGACTCAAGGCTGGCGCCAAACTGATCGTGGTGGACCCGCGTCGCACCGCGACCGCCGAACGCGCCGATCTGTTCCTTCAGATCAGACCGGGAACCGATCTGGCGCTCCTCAACGGCCTACTGCATCTGCTCGTGCACACCGGCGACATCGACCGGCAGTTCATCGCCGAGCACACCACGGGTTGGGAAGCGATGCTGGACCTTCTGGCTGACTACCCCCCGGCCCGGGTCGCCGAGATCACCGGCCTACCCGAGGCCGATATCCGCACCGCCGCAGCGATGATCGCCGAGGCCGGCGAGTGGATGAGCTGCTGGACCATGGGCCTCAACCAGAGCACCCACGGGACGTGGAACACCAACGCCATCTGCAACCTGCACCTGGCCACCGGGGCCATCTGCCGTCCAGGTAGCGGCCCGATGTCGCTGACCGGTCAGCCCAACGCGATGGGCGGGCGCGAGATGGGCTATATGGGACCGGGTTTGCCCGGTCAGCGGTCGGTACTCGCAGCAGAAGACCGGACGTTCGTCGAGACCCGGTGGGGCCTCGAGCCGGGCGCGATCCGCTCGGAGGTAGGCCCGGGAACCATCGGAATGTTCGAGCAGATGGAGCAGGGCCTGATCAAGGCCTGCTGGATCATCTGCACGAATCCCGTTGCCAGCGTGGCCAACCGGAAGACCGTGATCAACGGTTTGGAGGCCGCCGAGCTGGTCGTCGTCCAGGATGTCTACCGCTCCACGGCCACCAACCACTACGCCGACATCTTGCTGCCCGCCGCCTTGTGGGCGGAATCAGAAGGTGTGATGGTCAATTCGGAACGCAACCTGACGTTGCTGGCTCCCTCGGTCGCCCCGCTGGGCCAGTCGCGGCCGGACTGGCAGTTGATCTGCCAGGTGGCCGCGCATCTGGGCTTCGCCGAGCACTTCGATTACCGGTCCGCCGAAGAGGTCTTCGCCGAGATCCGTGAGTTCGCCAACGCGAAGACCGGATACGACCTGCGCGGTGCCGACTATGAGAGGTTGCGCCGAACCCCGTTGCAATGGCCGGTCCCGCCGGTCGATGCCCCCGGCGGCGACGACGACCGGCACCCCATCCGCTACCTCAACGACGGCATCAGCCAGGACCTGTTCGTCGACTCCGACGGGAACCGGCCGAGACTGGCCTTCGCCACGCCCTCGCGGCGTGCGGTGTTCCTGGCCCGGCCACACATGGACGCCTCGGAGTTGCCCGATGACGACTATCCGTTCGTGCTGAACACCGGTCGGCTGCAACATCAATGGCACACGATGACCAAAACCGGGAAGGTGGACAAGCTCAACAGACTCAACCCGGCGCCGTTCGTCGAGATCCACCCGCTCGATGCCCTGGAACTCGACATCGTCGACGGTCAACCGGTCGAGTTGACCTCGCGGCGCGGGCGCGCTGTGTTGCCCGCCGTACTGAGCGACCGCGTCCGCGCCGGCAACTGCTTCGCACCATTTCACTGGAACGACGAACACGGGGAGTACCTCGCCGTCAACGCGGTGACCAACGATGCCGTCGACCCGGATTCGCTACAGCCTGAATTCAAGGTGTGTGCGGTCAGCCTGCGGCCGGTCCGGTCGGTCGACGGCGCTTCGGCGCTGCATCCGTTGGCCGCCGAGGTGGGATTGAATTCCACCCACAAGCCCGCCCTGAGTCAGGACGAAAAGATCTATTTGGCCGGGTTTTTCACCGGTCTTCCGGATGATCCCGTCGGCGTTCCGGTCCTTCCGGAAACGGCGCCGCTACGCGCCACCGTACGACTGTGGGTGGACGGGGTGCTGGCGGGACGCTATTGCCGGGCCGGCGCGCAGGACCGGTTCGAGCGGTCCGCAGGAACCGGTCCGATGGTGTTGTGGGCCTCCCAGACCGGCGCTGCCGAGGAATTCGCTGCCGGCCTGGCAGCCCGCATCGCCGGTGCGTCGTTGGTCAACATGGACGAACTCGCGCTCGCAGACCTGGCCACCGCGCGTGACATCCTGGTGGTCACCAGCACCTTCGGTGACGGTGGGCCACCGGACAACGGGGCCGATTTCTGGAGTCGGCTGCAGTCCCCGGACGCACCGCAAATGCACGGGATCCGTTACGCGGTGCTGGGCATCGGTGACAAGTCCTACGACAACTTCTGCGGTCACGCCAAGTCCCTGGACCACCGGTTGGCCGATCTGGGGGCCACCAAGCTTCTCGACCGCGTCGACTGCGAGGCCTATGACGACAAGCCGTTACGGCGCTGGGCCGACGCGGTCACCACGGCGCTGGCAGGTGCCACGCACGCCCCGGCCGTCGTCGGGGCGGCCCGCACCGTCATTCCCATCGAGCCTGATGAATTCACCAGGCCCAAGCCGATTCTGGCGGCGCTGGCGCGCAACGAGCTGCTGACGACGTCGAGGTCGGCAAAAGAGGTGCGCCAGTTCGGCTTCGACGTCTCCGAGTACGACGTCAGCTACGGCGTCGGTGACTCGTTGGGGGTCTACGCGAGCAACGACCCGGCCATGGTGGACGCCTGGCTGGCGGCCACCGCCCTCAGCCCGGATTCGGTGATCGAGGTCGACGGCGTCGAGCAGTCGTTGCGGGACGCTCTCATCTCGTCGTACGACATCTGCCGGGTGACCCCGGATCTGTTGCGGTTCGTCGCGGACACCTGTGGCGACCGTTCGGCGACCAAGATCCTGCGCAGTTCCGGTGAGCGACGCAGCAATTGGCTGCACAACCGTAACGGCCTCGATATCGTCTCCGAGTTCGCGGTGCGCGCTGAACCCGAGGAATGGCAGGAGGTACTGGTTCGGCTGACGCCGCGTAGCTACTCGATCTCCTCCAGCCCGCTGGTCAGTCCGCACGAGATCCAACTGACAGTGTCGGTCCTGCGGTACCGCGGGCCCGGCGGCTCGGCCCGCGGCGGGGTGTGTTCGACCTTTCTCGCCGACCGCGCCGCCGCCGCACCGGTGTTCCTGCAGCGTTCCCCGCATTTCCGCCCACCCGAGGATGCGGGAACCCGGATGATCATGGTCGGCCCGGGTACCGGAGTCGCCCCCTTCCGTGGCTTCCTGCAGGAGCGGCGTGCCTTGGGGCACGGCGGCCGTAACTGGTTGTTCTTCGGCGATCAGCATCGCAGTGAGAACTTCTACTATCGCGACGATCTGGAGGGCATGGTCCGCGACGGTTTCCTGAACCGGCTGGATCTGGCGTTCTCCCGCGATCAGGCCGAGCGCGTGTACGTCCAGCATCGGATGCTGGACAACGGGGCGGACCTGTGGCGCTGGCTGGACGACGGTGCCCACTTCTACGTGTGCGGTGACGCGGGCCGGATGGCCAAGGATGTCGACGCGGCGCTGACGACCATCCTGCGGACCCATGGCGGGATGTCCGAGGACACCGCGCACGACTACAAGCGGGAACTGGTCGCCCAGAAGCGTTACGTGCGCGACGTGTACTGA
- a CDS encoding LuxR C-terminal-related transcriptional regulator, which produces MPGQWQLLDRPAEHEAIRAALSGTDSCGVVLVGAAGVGKTTLARTVTASLNQKVHWAACTESSRSIPLGAFAHWVSPSGSRDPIALIGSARESLVADGDTIVGIDDAHLLDQLSATLLHQIAVERSGHVVATVRSGEPVPDAVTSLWKDGYLQRFELSPFTKQQSIALIEIVLGGTLEGLSADVMWETSGGNPLFLRNMVEGAVDAGSLTEVNGVWQFRGPTVIPSGLVELLDERLAHAGEDVLHALKLLSLCEPLDIDALAELAGEEAVDTAEMRGLIRIVADDNQVNVRFSHPLFGEAVRRRVGTASARKLRGRIAKILHERNLDSPASRIKLAELAIESDQGTDIELLITAAKDAVFLSNLPLGEKLARAAFDHGGGLGAAALLSRALLWQGHPAQADGILEQFSPADLTELELVQWGIPRLSNLFWSMGDVARADQVLVLLRERVTHPTLRLIVDATGAGMAVHQNKIPEGLEIAERVLADPEAPRQAVDFAAFAAGLSMPLVGRGNEFLPIASRCSAQRKTTDGMVRIMVFYGEVLALAYTGQLELARQRATEYTEFSSAGQFAGWAIAKIMDGVAATHSGRFDDAILAIEQALAALNAESSLPWQLPGRLLLARAYAGVGNPVEAERALEDAKEHSGEFMALHEPLRMVAKAWVAAAKGGHRSAIDLARAAADAAHSSGQYAVEAEALHSAARFGDRSVTRRLLELVDRTDGPLPALYARHAAAVAAGDANELDKVAGAFEEAGLLLSAADSAAQAVPLHDKAGHRRNSTESAAHALQLASKCGGAATPAIRSAARPLPVTGREREVAGLVAQGLSNRDIAERLTVSVRTVEGHIYRACIKLDVADRDELAKIVWNDLAQ; this is translated from the coding sequence ATGCCTGGTCAGTGGCAACTTTTGGACCGGCCCGCCGAGCACGAGGCCATTCGGGCCGCCCTCAGCGGGACGGACAGCTGCGGAGTCGTACTCGTCGGTGCCGCGGGAGTCGGCAAGACCACTTTGGCGCGCACCGTCACCGCATCGTTGAACCAGAAGGTGCACTGGGCCGCGTGCACCGAGTCGTCGCGCAGCATCCCGCTCGGCGCATTCGCACACTGGGTGTCGCCGTCGGGATCACGCGACCCCATCGCCCTCATCGGATCGGCACGCGAATCGCTTGTGGCCGACGGCGACACCATCGTCGGGATCGACGATGCACATCTACTGGACCAACTGTCGGCGACGCTGTTGCACCAGATCGCCGTCGAGCGCTCGGGCCACGTGGTGGCCACCGTCCGCAGTGGTGAGCCGGTGCCCGATGCCGTCACCTCGCTCTGGAAGGACGGCTACCTACAACGCTTCGAACTCAGCCCGTTCACCAAACAGCAGAGCATCGCACTCATCGAGATCGTCCTGGGCGGGACGCTGGAGGGGCTCAGCGCCGACGTGATGTGGGAAACCTCGGGCGGCAACCCACTGTTCCTGCGCAACATGGTCGAGGGCGCGGTCGACGCCGGATCGCTGACCGAGGTCAACGGGGTATGGCAGTTCCGCGGCCCCACCGTCATTCCCTCCGGGCTCGTCGAACTGCTCGACGAACGACTGGCGCATGCCGGCGAAGATGTCCTGCACGCGCTGAAGCTGCTGTCGCTGTGCGAACCACTCGATATCGACGCGCTGGCAGAACTGGCCGGCGAGGAGGCCGTGGACACCGCCGAGATGCGCGGCCTGATCCGGATCGTGGCCGACGACAACCAGGTCAACGTCCGCTTCAGCCACCCACTGTTCGGCGAGGCAGTGCGCCGCCGGGTCGGCACCGCATCTGCCCGGAAACTGCGGGGCCGCATCGCCAAGATCCTGCACGAGCGCAACCTGGACTCCCCCGCCAGCCGAATCAAGTTGGCCGAGTTGGCCATCGAGAGCGACCAGGGCACCGACATCGAGCTGCTGATCACCGCGGCCAAGGATGCGGTGTTCCTGTCCAACCTTCCGCTGGGCGAGAAACTGGCCCGTGCCGCCTTCGATCACGGCGGTGGACTCGGCGCGGCTGCACTGCTCTCCCGTGCCTTGCTGTGGCAGGGCCATCCGGCACAGGCCGACGGCATCCTCGAGCAGTTCTCGCCCGCAGACCTCACCGAGTTGGAGCTCGTGCAGTGGGGCATTCCGCGGCTGTCCAACCTGTTCTGGTCCATGGGCGACGTGGCACGGGCCGATCAGGTGCTCGTCCTCCTGCGCGAGCGGGTCACCCATCCGACCCTACGACTGATCGTCGACGCGACCGGTGCGGGTATGGCCGTGCACCAGAACAAGATTCCCGAAGGACTCGAGATCGCCGAACGGGTCCTGGCGGACCCCGAGGCCCCGCGGCAGGCGGTCGATTTCGCGGCATTCGCCGCCGGCCTGTCCATGCCGTTGGTGGGCCGGGGCAATGAATTCCTGCCGATCGCGTCGCGGTGCAGCGCTCAACGCAAGACCACCGACGGAATGGTCCGGATCATGGTCTTCTACGGCGAGGTGCTGGCCCTCGCCTACACCGGTCAACTCGAACTGGCCCGGCAGCGCGCCACCGAGTACACCGAATTCTCCTCGGCCGGCCAGTTCGCCGGGTGGGCCATCGCCAAGATCATGGACGGCGTGGCCGCCACCCACAGCGGCCGGTTCGACGATGCCATCCTGGCGATCGAGCAGGCGCTCGCCGCGCTCAACGCCGAGAGCTCCCTGCCCTGGCAACTCCCCGGCCGGCTGCTGTTGGCCCGCGCCTACGCCGGGGTGGGAAACCCTGTCGAGGCCGAACGGGCACTGGAGGACGCCAAGGAGCACTCGGGCGAATTCATGGCGCTGCACGAGCCCCTCCGGATGGTCGCCAAGGCCTGGGTGGCCGCCGCCAAGGGCGGGCACCGCTCGGCCATCGACCTGGCCCGGGCAGCCGCCGACGCGGCACATTCCTCCGGCCAGTACGCAGTCGAGGCCGAGGCGCTGCACAGCGCGGCGCGCTTCGGTGACCGCAGTGTGACCCGGCGCCTACTGGAGCTGGTCGACCGGACGGACGGTCCGCTGCCCGCCCTCTACGCACGGCACGCCGCCGCGGTGGCCGCCGGTGACGCGAACGAACTGGACAAGGTGGCCGGCGCATTCGAGGAAGCCGGCCTGCTGCTGTCGGCGGCGGACTCCGCCGCCCAGGCGGTGCCCCTGCACGACAAGGCCGGCCACCGCCGGAACAGCACCGAATCTGCCGCGCACGCACTGCAATTGGCGTCCAAGTGCGGTGGCGCCGCCACCCCGGCGATTCGATCGGCCGCCCGCCCCCTACCGGTGACCGGACGCGAACGCGAGGTGGCCGGTCTCGTCGCGCAGGGATTGTCGAACCGCGACATCGCCGAACGACTGACCGTCTCGGTCCGCACCGTGGAGGGCCACATCTACCGGGCCTGCATCAAGCTCGACGTGGCCGACCGCGATGAACTCGCCAAGATCGTCTGGAACGACCTGGCGCAATGA
- a CDS encoding catalase family protein — MTEAMAPADVRRIVESLSPVRYRDDLEQPKAGEAEDIEKIIESLHKNNTRAYKKFKHGLRDAHAKSHAILRGELIVNPDLPAVLTQGMFAQARSYPVVARISTTSGVLRSDRNRGVRGLGIKAIGVHGERAMKDPNDEPNVTQDFVLVTHEEFLFADAHAYRKLGMLSATLLARLSDGALWAGSELLGALKKIGLPIPENLAVFVAPNRPILGETFYSSAPIRYGDYVARFKYEPTSPEVKALADQTLPRNPGQDEHRDLIMTFFEKHSAEYTFSVQLCLDTEKMPIEDATKPWDSPYLPVAKVVYPEQNPYSALRRAYGDDVLSFNSWRGLEAHRPLGSINRLKLKVYEASSDFRHRMNRIERHEPSDISELPD; from the coding sequence ATGACCGAAGCCATGGCCCCCGCCGACGTACGTCGCATCGTCGAAAGCCTCAGCCCGGTTCGTTACCGCGACGATCTCGAGCAACCCAAGGCGGGTGAGGCCGAGGACATCGAGAAGATCATCGAGTCTCTGCACAAGAACAACACCCGCGCCTACAAGAAGTTCAAGCACGGACTGCGCGACGCGCATGCCAAGAGCCACGCCATCCTGCGCGGCGAACTCATCGTCAACCCGGACCTGCCGGCAGTGCTCACCCAGGGGATGTTCGCCCAAGCGCGCAGCTACCCAGTGGTCGCCCGCATCTCAACCACCTCAGGGGTATTGCGCAGCGACCGGAACCGTGGGGTGCGCGGGCTCGGCATCAAGGCCATCGGCGTGCACGGCGAGCGCGCGATGAAGGACCCGAACGACGAACCGAATGTGACGCAGGACTTCGTGCTCGTCACCCACGAGGAATTCCTGTTCGCCGACGCCCACGCGTACCGGAAGTTAGGGATGCTGAGCGCCACCCTGCTGGCCCGGTTGTCCGACGGCGCGCTGTGGGCCGGTAGTGAACTGCTGGGCGCGCTCAAGAAGATCGGCCTGCCGATACCGGAGAATCTGGCGGTATTCGTCGCCCCCAATCGTCCCATCCTGGGCGAGACGTTCTACTCGTCGGCCCCGATCCGGTACGGCGACTACGTGGCCCGCTTCAAATACGAACCGACCTCGCCGGAGGTCAAAGCGCTTGCCGATCAGACTCTTCCGCGCAATCCGGGCCAGGACGAGCATCGCGATCTGATCATGACCTTCTTCGAAAAGCACTCCGCGGAGTACACATTCAGCGTGCAACTGTGTCTCGACACGGAGAAGATGCCGATCGAGGATGCGACGAAACCCTGGGACTCGCCGTACCTGCCGGTGGCCAAGGTGGTGTACCCCGAGCAGAATCCGTACAGCGCACTGCGCCGCGCGTACGGCGACGACGTGCTGTCGTTCAACTCGTGGCGTGGCCTGGAGGCCCACCGGCCGCTGGGGTCCATCAACCGGCTGAAGCTCAAGGTGTACGAAGCGTCGAGCGACTTCCGGCACCGGATGAACCGCATCGAGCGGCATGAGCCCTCTGACATCTCCGAACTTCCGGACTGA
- a CDS encoding peroxidase family protein: MVTTPRQAPAFVAAVWSRSRSLAATLAARIAQQIDQTVGWARLPKPVGLIVLIGLRHQLRTSNLYAAEPAPVPPGDPAGVGNYLGARTRDGSYNDLEDPRMGAVGCRFGRNVPPEHSYPESAQRLLSPNPRLISRTLLTREVFQPATTLNLLAAAWIQFEVHDWFAHGSVAARPWVVPLRDDDPWPQRPMRVERTPPDPHLSPVGPPTFVTQESHWWDASQIYGTTPAFASALRAPEHGKLRIDDSGLPPPEVEATADLTGTAGNFWVGLALLHSLFMREHNAICDHLAREYPYLTGQQLYDKARLVNSALMAKIHTVDWTPAIIAHPTTVTAMRVNWFGLLGEKLGPRLRRSLGSSPLWYGIPGSPTTHHGVPYSLTEEFVAVYRMHPLIPDEFTFRSLADDRVTAQHELPELSVLNVRARLGESPMADLFYSFGRAHPGALSLHNFPRHLQHMHRVDGTLIDLATIDVLRCRERGVPRYNEFRRLFRLKPVKTFEELTGETALAAELREAYGDDVDLVDLMIGLYAEPKPPGFGFSDTAFRVFVLMATRRLESDRFFTTDFRDETYTVAGMKWVRDNDMRSVLLRHFPDLAPALAGVTNPFAPWTPVSPTRKASA, from the coding sequence ATGGTGACCACGCCGAGACAGGCACCAGCATTCGTCGCCGCTGTCTGGTCCCGGTCGCGATCGCTGGCGGCCACCCTCGCAGCCAGGATCGCCCAGCAGATCGATCAGACGGTGGGCTGGGCCCGGCTGCCCAAGCCGGTTGGATTGATCGTTCTGATCGGGCTGCGCCATCAACTGCGAACGTCGAATCTGTATGCCGCCGAGCCCGCCCCGGTCCCGCCGGGCGATCCTGCCGGCGTCGGCAACTATCTGGGCGCCCGCACCCGCGACGGGTCCTACAACGATCTCGAAGACCCCCGGATGGGTGCGGTGGGTTGCCGGTTCGGCCGAAACGTCCCGCCCGAACACTCCTACCCCGAATCCGCGCAGCGACTTCTCTCCCCCAACCCACGGCTGATCAGCCGCACCCTACTGACGCGCGAGGTTTTTCAGCCCGCGACCACACTGAACCTGCTGGCCGCGGCGTGGATTCAGTTCGAGGTGCACGACTGGTTCGCCCATGGCTCGGTTGCCGCCCGACCCTGGGTGGTACCGCTGCGCGACGATGATCCGTGGCCGCAGCGGCCGATGCGGGTCGAGCGCACCCCGCCCGACCCGCACCTCAGCCCGGTCGGCCCGCCCACCTTCGTCACCCAGGAGTCGCACTGGTGGGATGCCTCCCAGATCTACGGGACCACACCGGCATTCGCCAGTGCGCTGCGCGCGCCCGAGCACGGCAAGTTGCGTATCGACGATTCCGGGCTGCCGCCACCCGAGGTCGAAGCGACGGCTGACCTCACCGGCACCGCGGGGAATTTCTGGGTGGGCCTGGCCCTGCTGCACTCGTTGTTCATGCGCGAGCACAACGCCATCTGCGACCACCTGGCCCGGGAGTACCCCTACCTCACCGGCCAACAGCTCTATGACAAGGCGCGCCTGGTCAATTCCGCACTGATGGCCAAGATCCACACCGTGGACTGGACGCCGGCCATCATCGCGCACCCGACCACGGTGACGGCCATGCGCGTCAACTGGTTCGGCCTGCTGGGCGAGAAGCTGGGTCCCCGGCTCCGGCGAAGCCTCGGCAGCAGTCCCCTGTGGTACGGCATCCCGGGCTCACCGACCACACATCACGGCGTGCCGTATTCGTTGACCGAGGAGTTCGTCGCGGTGTACCGGATGCACCCGTTGATTCCCGACGAGTTCACGTTCCGCTCGCTGGCCGACGACCGCGTCACCGCGCAGCACGAGCTACCCGAACTCTCGGTGCTCAATGTGCGTGCTCGGCTGGGCGAGAGCCCGATGGCCGACCTGTTCTACTCGTTCGGCCGTGCCCATCCCGGGGCGTTGTCGCTGCACAACTTCCCCAGGCACCTGCAGCACATGCACCGCGTCGACGGCACCCTGATCGACCTCGCCACGATCGACGTGCTCCGGTGCCGGGAACGAGGCGTCCCGCGCTACAACGAGTTCCGAAGGCTGTTCCGGCTCAAGCCGGTGAAGACCTTCGAGGAGCTGACCGGTGAGACCGCCCTGGCCGCTGAGCTGCGTGAGGCCTACGGCGACGACGTCGACCTGGTCGACCTGATGATCGGTCTGTACGCCGAGCCCAAACCGCCCGGATTCGGCTTCAGCGACACCGCATTCCGGGTCTTCGTCCTGATGGCCACCCGGCGGCTGGAAAGCGACCGCTTCTTCACCACCGACTTCCGCGACGAGACGTACACCGTCGCCGGCATGAAGTGGGTCCGGGACAACGACATGCGCTCGGTGTTGTTGCGCCACTTCCCCGACCTGGCGCCGGCTCTGGCCGGCGTGACGAACCCGTTCGCCCCCTGGACCCCTGTCTCCCCCACCAGAAAGGCATCCGCATGA